A portion of the Leptospira noumeaensis genome contains these proteins:
- a CDS encoding PP2C family protein-serine/threonine phosphatase, with product MKEVKSYKSIHILLQFVLYLGFVILFCGCLDLHSETKADEKFQQSVYLLDRFYFWSSEEISDPNSIPNQVWQKLAPNQLGLYPKENQFLYIKFSDQFVRQLKSPVLSIGIGLEQFKLFQGEELIFESKLQDHIFPYIIPLKQNPSGSLIFQFRSRYKSFIGMDREVYFKDHSQALVDLFLDNFSETFFAPILLILSFIFFGFYFLRKREIIFFNFSILLFSASLIEVLNGFVGFSLSQFSYLIVPITYLNFAFFPFALLLFLIGIFPPFFRNLFKILAALHLIVFFISLVNNFEDGISFLNSESDYEWMIAVEGVVAIFSAVYVLIKGNKNLRTITLGLLFIVVGGLHDILVDLEFLDYGVRLIHYSFILMMVLFGFYVFKHYWQLLQSISRMNAELRTKNKELQRLIQIDKDLALAHALQKSLLSSKYNEDDRIRIIGFSQNLESVGGDYFDHTKDSMGNWAILMADVSGHGISSAMVAAMSKMAFVGASAYLQFPSRVFHSMNRHLVGKTKNLFITASYVFIDTESYTATFSNAGHPGFFLIRNSESNIIHLNVKGKPLGLFSHLPYAEETVTLQPGDKILLYTDGIFDLLNEAGDSFGEEKLKSLLWDNRYQKFQDLAKVIQDSLFKFSVGWKYQMDDLSFLLLEIK from the coding sequence TTGAAAGAAGTCAAATCATATAAATCGATTCATATTCTCTTACAGTTTGTTCTTTATTTAGGGTTTGTGATTTTATTTTGCGGGTGTTTGGATCTACATTCGGAAACCAAAGCAGATGAGAAATTCCAACAATCCGTTTACCTTTTGGATCGGTTTTACTTTTGGTCATCAGAGGAAATTAGCGACCCAAATTCGATTCCAAACCAGGTTTGGCAAAAATTAGCACCAAACCAATTAGGCCTGTACCCGAAAGAAAATCAGTTTTTATATATCAAATTTAGTGATCAGTTTGTTAGGCAACTCAAAAGCCCTGTCCTTTCCATTGGGATTGGTTTAGAACAGTTTAAACTTTTTCAAGGAGAAGAATTGATCTTTGAATCAAAACTACAGGATCATATTTTTCCTTACATCATTCCTCTCAAACAAAATCCCTCGGGTTCTCTCATCTTTCAATTTCGTTCAAGATACAAAAGTTTTATTGGAATGGATCGCGAAGTTTATTTCAAAGATCACTCTCAAGCCTTAGTGGATTTGTTTTTAGATAATTTTTCTGAAACTTTTTTTGCTCCCATTTTGTTAATTCTTTCTTTTATCTTTTTTGGATTTTATTTTTTAAGGAAAAGAGAAATTATATTTTTTAATTTTTCGATTCTATTATTTTCCGCTTCCCTTATTGAAGTTTTGAATGGGTTTGTTGGTTTTTCCTTAAGTCAGTTTTCTTATTTGATAGTTCCTATTACTTATCTAAATTTTGCTTTTTTTCCCTTTGCTCTTTTGCTTTTTCTAATTGGAATTTTTCCTCCATTTTTTCGGAACTTATTTAAGATACTCGCTGCTCTTCATTTAATTGTTTTTTTTATATCCTTAGTAAATAATTTTGAAGATGGAATTTCTTTCCTTAATAGTGAAAGTGATTACGAGTGGATGATTGCCGTTGAAGGGGTCGTAGCCATTTTTTCTGCTGTTTATGTTTTAATCAAAGGAAACAAAAATCTTCGTACCATAACCTTAGGATTGCTTTTTATTGTCGTTGGTGGACTTCACGACATTTTAGTAGATCTTGAATTTTTAGATTATGGGGTTCGACTCATCCATTATAGTTTTATTTTGATGATGGTATTGTTTGGGTTTTATGTTTTCAAACATTATTGGCAACTTCTACAATCCATCAGTCGAATGAATGCGGAGCTACGCACAAAAAATAAGGAATTACAAAGACTCATCCAAATAGATAAAGATTTAGCATTAGCCCATGCCCTTCAAAAATCATTGTTATCATCCAAATATAATGAAGACGATCGAATTCGGATCATTGGGTTTTCGCAAAACTTAGAGTCGGTGGGTGGAGATTATTTTGACCATACAAAAGATAGTATGGGAAATTGGGCCATTCTGATGGCAGATGTTTCTGGACATGGAATTTCTTCTGCGATGGTGGCAGCTATGTCTAAAATGGCCTTTGTGGGTGCGAGTGCCTATTTACAATTTCCCTCACGAGTGTTTCATTCAATGAACAGACATTTGGTGGGTAAAACAAAAAACTTATTTATCACAGCATCGTATGTTTTCATTGATACAGAATCTTATACAGCTACATTTAGTAACGCGGGCCATCCAGGTTTTTTTCTCATTCGAAATTCAGAGTCAAATATCATTCATTTGAATGTGAAAGGAAAACCATTAGGTTTGTTTTCTCATTTGCCTTATGCGGAAGAAACCGTAACACTCCAGCCAGGTGATAAAATTTTACTTTATACCGATGGAATCTTTGATTTGTTAAATGAGGCAGGTGATAGTTTTGGTGAAGAAAAACTCAAATCGTTGTTATGGGATAACCGGTATCAAAAATTCCAAGATTTGGCCAAGGTCATCCAAGATTCTCTTTTTAAATTCTCGGTTGGATGGAAATACCAAATGGATGATTTGAGTTTCCTACTTTTAGAAATTAAATAA
- a CDS encoding zinc-binding dehydrogenase: protein MKAAVLPQGSRSLEIQELDLPPLLPNQVKIKVKACGICGSDIHLVLHGKMKASYTPCVPGHETSGVVEEVGEQTTKFKKGDRVVVSAGTSCGKCKHCLVGRENLCEEIGVLGFNQRGGFAEYLQIEERYLHHLPEGIPFTEGAILADAVSTPYHAVKYQGEIKPGDTVAIIGCGGLGIHGVAIAKALGAGRIFAVDIDSGSLENAKAYGADELILVEKNMQVGKVLKEKSGGIDLLCDFSGYMPNIENSVRAMNRGGRIVLVGIGRNKLEIPMPFFLIERQIRITGSYGSDRRAIPELIQLYQDKKLSLTKSISGVHKLEDTNEYLHALEEKKGNPIRFIINPEL, encoded by the coding sequence ATGAAAGCAGCAGTTCTCCCACAAGGTTCAAGATCTCTTGAAATTCAAGAATTAGATCTTCCACCACTACTTCCAAACCAAGTAAAAATCAAAGTCAAAGCTTGTGGCATTTGTGGTTCCGACATTCATTTGGTTCTTCATGGCAAAATGAAAGCAAGTTACACACCCTGTGTTCCTGGCCACGAAACTTCCGGTGTTGTAGAAGAAGTTGGAGAACAAACCACCAAATTCAAAAAAGGGGATCGTGTGGTTGTTAGTGCAGGAACTTCCTGCGGAAAATGTAAACATTGTTTGGTGGGACGTGAAAATCTTTGCGAAGAAATTGGAGTCCTTGGTTTCAACCAAAGAGGTGGGTTTGCCGAGTATTTACAAATCGAAGAACGTTACCTCCATCATTTACCTGAGGGAATTCCATTTACGGAAGGTGCCATACTTGCAGATGCAGTTTCAACTCCTTACCATGCTGTCAAATACCAAGGAGAAATCAAACCTGGTGACACTGTTGCCATCATTGGCTGCGGGGGACTCGGAATCCATGGGGTTGCCATCGCTAAAGCATTAGGAGCTGGAAGAATTTTTGCTGTCGATATTGATAGTGGGTCATTAGAAAATGCAAAGGCTTATGGTGCCGACGAACTGATACTTGTAGAAAAAAATATGCAAGTAGGTAAGGTTTTAAAAGAAAAATCTGGCGGTATTGATCTGTTATGCGATTTTTCTGGTTATATGCCTAACATCGAAAATTCAGTCCGCGCCATGAACCGTGGTGGGCGGATTGTCCTCGTGGGAATCGGCAGAAACAAATTAGAAATCCCGATGCCATTTTTTCTAATAGAAAGACAAATTCGGATCACAGGTTCTTATGGTTCGGACAGAAGGGCCATTCCTGAACTCATCCAACTCTATCAGGATAAAAAGTTAAGTCTTACTAAATCCATCAGTGGAGTTCATAAGTTGGAAGATACCAATGAATATTTACATGCTTTGGAAGAAAAAAAAGGGAACCCGATTCGCTTCATCATCAATCCAGAATTATAA
- a CDS encoding NAD(P)H-dependent flavin oxidoreductase, with the protein MKIKTKISEMLKIDLPIIAAPMFLVSYPELVVAVSEAGGIGCFPSLNYRTPEQLREGILEIRSKTKKPIGVNLILHKEHNPNWAKQFEVVMDLKVELIITSLGTPRTIAKEIKSNGSTLFCDVTTLKHANIVAKSGADALIAVSQGAGGHAGAITPFALIPYLKKEVGLPVIAAGAISTGSQMAAALSLGADAVYIGTRFIATPESKAQNEYKQMLIDSSPDEIVYTEKISGIPANWLSKSVERSPEILEDGPKKIAAGHAGGEKAIEQEYKRWRDIWSAGQGVAQIEKVKPAGEIVKEIASEYLETVNNLPR; encoded by the coding sequence ATGAAAATCAAAACAAAAATCAGTGAAATGCTGAAAATTGATCTACCGATCATCGCAGCACCCATGTTCCTCGTCTCCTATCCGGAGTTAGTGGTCGCAGTATCGGAAGCCGGCGGAATTGGATGTTTTCCTTCCCTGAACTACAGAACCCCAGAACAGCTTCGGGAGGGTATCTTGGAAATTCGCTCCAAAACCAAAAAACCAATCGGTGTCAATTTAATCCTACACAAAGAACATAACCCCAATTGGGCCAAACAATTCGAAGTGGTTATGGATTTAAAAGTAGAACTTATCATTACAAGTCTTGGAACTCCACGAACCATTGCGAAAGAAATCAAATCCAATGGATCCACTTTGTTTTGTGATGTGACCACACTGAAACATGCGAACATCGTAGCAAAGTCCGGAGCAGATGCACTCATTGCAGTATCACAAGGTGCAGGTGGACATGCCGGTGCCATCACTCCTTTTGCTCTCATTCCTTATTTAAAAAAAGAAGTAGGTTTACCGGTGATTGCCGCTGGTGCCATCTCTACCGGTTCACAAATGGCCGCAGCTCTTTCATTAGGGGCAGATGCGGTTTATATCGGAACTCGATTTATTGCTACACCAGAATCAAAAGCACAGAATGAATACAAACAAATGTTAATTGATTCTAGTCCTGATGAAATTGTTTATACAGAAAAAATCTCAGGAATCCCAGCCAATTGGCTGTCAAAATCTGTGGAACGATCTCCAGAAATTTTAGAAGATGGCCCGAAAAAAATCGCCGCTGGTCATGCTGGTGGGGAAAAAGCCATTGAACAAGAATACAAACGTTGGAGAGATATTTGGTCTGCTGGACAAGGTGTAGCACAGATCGAAAAAGTAAAACCAGCAGGTGAAATTGTAAAAGAAATTGCCAGTGAGTATTTAGAGACGGTAAACAACCTTCCTCGCTAA